The sequence ACTCGACCACGCCCGCGACGACGCCGTCGAGCGTCGCCTCGTAGCGACTCTCGTCTTTTACATCCGAAATGGCCAGTTCGTCCGCCACGACTGCCTCCCCAGGTCGTCGTCAGGAAAACGTATCTACCCCGCTCGGTGTTTCTCAGACGCGACTCGAATCACTCGAATCTGGCAGTCTGACGCCGTGGGTTCACTCATGCTCCTGGACGCGGCCAGCCTGTACTTCCGCGCGTTCTACGGCGTACCGACGTCGATCACCGCGCCGGACGGGACGCCGATCAACGCCGTGCGTGGCTTCCTCGACATGGTCTCGACCCTGGTCACCCGGTACCAGCCGGCGCGGCTGGTCGCGTGCCTCGACGAGGACTGGCGGCCGGCCTGGCGGGTCGCGCTGGTGCCGTCGTACAAGGAGCACCGGCTGGCCGAGGTCGGCGGCGACCCGACCGTCGAGGAGGTTCCCGACCAGCTCGCGCCGCAGGTCCCGGTGCTGCTCGAGGTGCTGGCCGCGGTCGGCATCGCGACCGCGGGCGCGCCGCACTACGAGGCCGACGACGTGATCGGGACGCTGGCCACCCGCGGCCCCGGCCCGGTCGACGTGGTGACCGGCGACCGCGACCTGTTCCAGCTGGTCGACGACGACCGCGGCGTCCGCGTGCTCTACACCGGACGCGGGGTCGCGAAGCTGGAGGAACTGGACGCCCCGGCCGTGCGCGCGAAGTACGGCATCGAGCCGAGCCAGTACGCCGACTTCGCCACGCTGCGCGGCGACCCCAGCGACGGGCTGCCCGGCGTCGCCGGGATCGGCGAGAAGACCGCGGCCGGCCTGCTCGGACGCTGGGGCGACCTGGCCGGCCTGATGGCCGCGGTGGACGCCAAGGCACAAGCGCTCCCGGCCACGCACTGGCGCAAACTGGACGCGGCCCGGGAGTACCTCGCGGTCGCCCCGGACGTCGTGAAGGTGGCCCGGGAAGCGCCGATTCCCGAGGTGATCGACGAGCTGCCGGACGCGCCGGTCGACCCCGAGCGGGTCGCGGCGCTGGCCGAGCGCTGGGGCCTGGAGAGCGCGGTCGGCCGCCTCGAGAAGGCCCTGGCCGGCTGACCGCTCAGTTCAGCGCCGGCAACCTCAGGCGGAACGTGGTGCCCGTACCCGGCGACGACCTCACGTCGAGGTCGCCGTGGTGCGCCTGGGCGATCGCGCTGATCGTGCCCAACCCGAGGTGGGTTTCCCCCTCGCCTTCGGCCGAGCCGCCGTCGACGCCGGCCACCAGACGCAGCGGGCGCAGCAGCCCGGGCTGGAGCTCGGGCGCGATGCCGATGCCGGTGTCCTGCACCTCGACGACCGGCTCGGGTCCGGCCAGGGCCCGCAGGCTCAGCCGGCCGCCGCGGTCGGTGAACCGCAGCGCGTTGCCGGCCAGGTGCTCGATCGCCTGTTCCAGCAGCACCGGGTCCCCCACCGTCCAGACCGGATGCGTCGCCTCGACCGTCACCGCGACCCCGCTGCCGTTCGCGGCCGGCGCGACCGCGGTCCCGACCCGGTCGACGACCGCGGCCAGGTCCACCGGCACGTGATCGGTGTTCGACTGCCGGGCCCGGGCCAGCAGGAACAGCGTGTCGATGACGCGCAGCATCCGGTCGGAGTTGGACTTGACCGCGCCGACCAGCCGCTGGGCCGTCGCCGCGTCGAGCCCGCCCGCGCTGTCGTCGGCCAGCAGCTCGAGCAACGTCCGGATCGCGGTCAGCGGCGTCCGTAGGTGATGCCCGACGAGATCGACGAAGTCGTCGATGAAGTCACCGGCGGCCGGACCGCCGCCGCGGGCACCGAACGCGGCCTGGAAGGCCGCGTGGTCCGCGGCCGGGTCCACACCGTCGGCCGCGGACCGAGCGCTGGGAACGCCACCGGCATCGTCGGTGAGGAACCCCCGGTCGTACTGCCCATCGTGCGGCACTCAGCCCCCACTTGCCCAGATAACTGACTAGAACGCCCGGTATGCCGGAGATCTAATCACACAGGGCGTTAAGCGACAGCCGTATACGCGACGATGCCTCGGCGAGTGGCTTCGATCGCCTCGCGGGCGGTCTTGCGGAGTCCGCTCTCGGCCGAGGCCGCGCCGGCGATCTGGTCGAGCAGGTCGAGGACCTGCCGGCACCAGCGGACGAAGTCCCCGGCCGGCATCTCGCCCTCGATACCGGCCACCGACGTGAGCACCCGCTCCAGCGCCTCGCCGCGCGCCCATCGGAACGCCGGCCACACGAACCCGTAGTCGGGCTCGCGGGTCAGCGACAACCCACGCTGGCTCTCCTCGGCGTGCAGCTCGGAGGCGAGCCGGCCGATCACCGCCAGCGTGTCCCGGAGCGGCCCGTTCGGCACCGGCGCCGGGCTCTCGTCGGCCCGCCGCGCCTCGTACACCAGCGCGGACACCGCGCCGGCCAGCTCGGGCGCCGACAGGCCCTCCCAGACCCCGGCGCGCAGGCACTCGGCGACCAGCAGGTCGGACTCCGACCAGATCCGGGCCAGCCCGCGACCGGCGTCGGTGACCCGCTCGCCGTCGAGGTAGCCCCGGCTCTCCAGCAGGCCGCAGACCTGGTCGAACGTCCGCGCGAGGGAGTTCGTGCGGTTGTGGACGCGCTGCTCGAGCTGGTGCGTCTCCCGCGAGAGCCGGTCGAACCGCTCGGCCCAGCGGGCGTGGTCCTCGCGGTCGTTGCAGCCGTGGCACGGGTGCCTGCGCAGCGCGGCGCGCAGCTCGGCCAGCACGTCGTCGTCGGCCGCGGCCGCGCGGCCCTTCCGCCGCTTGACCGCGGCCACGTCGGCCCCGGCCGTCCGCAGAGCGGACGCGAGGTCCCGGCGCGCCTGCGGCGACCGGTGATTGAAGTGCTTCGGCACCCGCATCCGGGTCAGGACGTCGATCTCCTGCGTGAAATCGGCCAGCGACAGGCGTCCGGCCCACCGGTCCGCGGTGAGGACGAGCGGCCGCGCCTCGCCGAGCGGCTGCGTCCCGGGGTCGAGGACGACGGCCAGGCCCGCGCGACGGCCGGTCGGCACCATCACGACGTCGCCGATCCGCAGCTTCTCCAGCGAGTCGGCCGCGGCCGCCCGGCGCTGGGCCGCACCCTGCTTGGCCAGCGAGTTCTCGCGCTCCTTGATCTGCCGCCGGAGCGCCGCGTACTCGGCGAAGTCACCGAGGTGGCAGGTCATCGACTCCTGGTAGGCGTCGAGCGCGTCGTGCTGCCGCTGGGCCTGCTTGGCCAGGCCGACCACCGCCCGGTCGGCCTGGAACTGCGCGAACGACGTCTCCAGCAGCTCGCGGGCGCGTTCGCGCCCGACCGACCCGACCAGGTTGACCGCCATGTTGTAGGACGGCCGGAAGCTGGACCGCAGCGGATACGTGCGGGTCGAGGCCAGGCCGGCCACGTGCCGGGGGTCGATCTCGGGCGACCAGACCACGACCGCGTGGCCCTCGACGTCGATACCGCGCCGTCCGGCGCGTCCGGTGAGCTGCGTGTACTCCCCCGCGGTCAGGTCGACGTGCGTCTCGCCGTTGAACTTGACCAGACGTTCGAGGACGACGGACCGGGCCGGCATGTTGATGCCCAGCGCCAGCGTCTCGGTGGCGAACACCGCCTTGACCAGCCCGCGGACGAACAGCTCCTCGACGACCTCCTTGTAGACCGGCAGCAGGCCGGCGTGGTGGGCGGCCAGCCCGCGCTGCAGCCCGTCGAGCCACTCCCAGTAGCCGAGCACCTGCAGGTCTTCGGCCGCGAGGTCCTTGGTGCGCTCCTCGGCGATGCGCCGGATCTCGGCCCGCTCGTCCGGCGTGGTCAGGCGCAGGCCCGCGGCCATGCACTGCTGGACGGCCGCGTCGCAGCCGGCCCGGCTGAACACGAACGTGATCGCCGGGAGCAGGCCCTCGGCGTCCAGGCGCTCAATGACGTCGGACCGGAACGGCACCAGGTTCTTGGCCCGGATCGGCCGGCCGCTGCGGGTGTACTGGACCCGGCGGAGCTGGTCCCGGACGAACCGGGTCAGGTCGGGGTCGACGTCCTTCTGGGTCGCCTCGGCGGTCGACTTCTCGGTGAACAGGTCGAACATCCGGCGGCCGACCAGCATGTGCTGCCAGAGCGGCACCGGGCGGTGCTCGGACACCACGACGGCGGTGTCACCGCGGACCGTGACCAGCCACTCCGCGAACTCCTCGGCGTTGCTGACCGTCGCCGACAGCGAGACCAGCGCGACCGACTCGGGGAGGTGGATGATCACCTCCTCCCAGACCGCACCGCGGAACCGGTCGGCCAGGTAGTGCACCTCGTCCATGACGACGAACGCGAGGTTGGTCAGCGCGGCGGAACCGGCGTACAGCATGTTCCGCAGGACCTCGGTGGTCATCACGACCACGGGCGCGTCGCCGTTGATCGCGTTGTCACCGGTGAGGAGGCCGACCTGCTCGGCGCCGTACCGGGCGACCAGGTCGTTGTACTTCTGGTTGGACAGCGCCTTGATCGGCGTCGTGTAGAAGCACTTGGTGCCGTGACGCAGCGCCAGGTGGACCGCGAACTCGCCGACGACGGTCTTGCCGGCCCCGGTCGGGGCGCAGACCAGCACCCCTCCACCGTCTTCGAGTGCCTGGCAGGCCTCCCGCTGGAAATCATCGAGGTCGAACGACAGCTGCGCGGTGAAGTCGGTGTAGGCCGGGTAGGAGGCCCTCCGACGAGCCGCCGCGTACTGCTCGGCGGGGGAGCTCATACCGCCCAGGCTACGCGAGTGCGCGATCGATTCACGCGGCGCGCGGGCGGCGTTACGACGTCACCCCCGGTGAGCAGCTTGGTACTGAGCCGTATTCCGACACTTCGGGCCGTTACCGGCGATTCACCAACGATTCCTGGCAAGCGAAAGAATTGGTCGCGGAAAGCGCGAATCCCCGGGTGTGGCCGCAGCCGCACCCGGGGATTCGGAAATGTCACTCAGGCGGTGGCCGCGACCGGATTCGGCGCCGGGTTGATCGCGTCGACCATCGGCTTCAATTCCGGCTCCTCGGCCAAGCTGCGCAGCGTCCGGCTGACGCGGTCGGCGTTCAGCGTGGCGAATTCCGGGCCGAATTGCACACCCTGCAAAGAATCGATCAGCATCGGGACCACCGGGCCCAATTCGCCGACCGTGGCGCCTTCCCGCGCGAGCACCTCGGGGTCGCAGCCCCACATCAGCATGCGCATCCGCTGCACGGCGTCCGAGCTCTCGAACGTCGCCTTGCAACCCCACTGCAGGAACTCGGCCAGCCGCCGCTTGTGGGTGTCGCGGTCCTCGACGTCGGACGCCTCGACGTCCGAACAGAGCCGGTCGACCTCGGCGAGCACCGACGCCGCCGGACGCGACGGGCGGGAGATCATCATGCCCTCGTCGTCGGTGAGGTGCGCGCCCTCGGACTCGAGCGCGTTGAGCATCGGGTGCGTCTTCCACGGGGCCGACCAGTCGAGCTGCCCGAGGAACGTGTGCTTCTCGTAGCCGGCCGGGAGACCCATGAAGCAGAGCGGAACCTCCTGGCCGCTGATCGCGATCGTGTGCAGCGCGAGGCGGAGGATGTCGAGCGGCCAGCCCAGGTCACCGACCGTGACCAGCGTCGCCTCGCCGTCGTCGACGTAGAGCGTCGTGTTGAGCACCAGCGCGACGGCCTCGACCATGCTCTGGACGTACATCAGCCGGTACGGCTCGTGAATGTTGAGGACCCCGTTGCCGACCTTCCGGCGGAAGTCGTCGAACACGATGCTGTTCTCGGCGATGTGCGTGAACCGCACCATGCCGACCTTGGTCGTCATCGCCGGCGCGAGCTCGGCGATCATGTACTCGGCGACCTTCTTGCTACCCGCGTAGACGTCCGGCGTGTAGTAGCGCGCGGCCTTGCCGGTGGACGCGTGGACGAAGATCTCGACGCCGAACTGCTCGCACAGCGTGACGATGTTGCGGGTGCCGGAGATGTTCGTCGTGATCGTGAACGCGGTCTCGAACTCGGCCAGGCCCGGCTCGCGCTGCGCGG comes from Cryptosporangium phraense and encodes:
- a CDS encoding sensor histidine kinase; the protein is MPHDGQYDRGFLTDDAGGVPSARSAADGVDPAADHAAFQAAFGARGGGPAAGDFIDDFVDLVGHHLRTPLTAIRTLLELLADDSAGGLDAATAQRLVGAVKSNSDRMLRVIDTLFLLARARQSNTDHVPVDLAAVVDRVGTAVAPAANGSGVAVTVEATHPVWTVGDPVLLEQAIEHLAGNALRFTDRGGRLSLRALAGPEPVVEVQDTGIGIAPELQPGLLRPLRLVAGVDGGSAEGEGETHLGLGTISAIAQAHHGDLDVRSSPGTGTTFRLRLPALN
- a CDS encoding 5'-3' exonuclease — protein: MLLDAASLYFRAFYGVPTSITAPDGTPINAVRGFLDMVSTLVTRYQPARLVACLDEDWRPAWRVALVPSYKEHRLAEVGGDPTVEEVPDQLAPQVPVLLEVLAAVGIATAGAPHYEADDVIGTLATRGPGPVDVVTGDRDLFQLVDDDRGVRVLYTGRGVAKLEELDAPAVRAKYGIEPSQYADFATLRGDPSDGLPGVAGIGEKTAAGLLGRWGDLAGLMAAVDAKAQALPATHWRKLDAAREYLAVAPDVVKVAREAPIPEVIDELPDAPVDPERVAALAERWGLESAVGRLEKALAG
- a CDS encoding polysaccharide biosynthesis protein, translated to MLSRAEIIEEILTLAPAGEFGADPEAVRARLWELTSTLISSYNNDEPITVDPMDIYRQRAVPLEEARLADFLRGRRVLVTGAAGAVGSEVVEALANRLPTGAILALDLKESPVPAGAEGRVIPVVCDIRDVEATGKVFAEFNPEIVYHLAAQREPGLAEFETAFTITTNISGTRNIVTLCEQFGVEIFVHASTGKAARYYTPDVYAGSKKVAEYMIAELAPAMTTKVGMVRFTHIAENSIVFDDFRRKVGNGVLNIHEPYRLMYVQSMVEAVALVLNTTLYVDDGEATLVTVGDLGWPLDILRLALHTIAISGQEVPLCFMGLPAGYEKHTFLGQLDWSAPWKTHPMLNALESEGAHLTDDEGMMISRPSRPAASVLAEVDRLCSDVEASDVEDRDTHKRRLAEFLQWGCKATFESSDAVQRMRMLMWGCDPEVLAREGATVGELGPVVPMLIDSLQGVQFGPEFATLNADRVSRTLRSLAEEPELKPMVDAINPAPNPVAATA
- a CDS encoding DEAD/DEAH box helicase — encoded protein: MSSPAEQYAAARRRASYPAYTDFTAQLSFDLDDFQREACQALEDGGGVLVCAPTGAGKTVVGEFAVHLALRHGTKCFYTTPIKALSNQKYNDLVARYGAEQVGLLTGDNAINGDAPVVVMTTEVLRNMLYAGSAALTNLAFVVMDEVHYLADRFRGAVWEEVIIHLPESVALVSLSATVSNAEEFAEWLVTVRGDTAVVVSEHRPVPLWQHMLVGRRMFDLFTEKSTAEATQKDVDPDLTRFVRDQLRRVQYTRSGRPIRAKNLVPFRSDVIERLDAEGLLPAITFVFSRAGCDAAVQQCMAAGLRLTTPDERAEIRRIAEERTKDLAAEDLQVLGYWEWLDGLQRGLAAHHAGLLPVYKEVVEELFVRGLVKAVFATETLALGINMPARSVVLERLVKFNGETHVDLTAGEYTQLTGRAGRRGIDVEGHAVVVWSPEIDPRHVAGLASTRTYPLRSSFRPSYNMAVNLVGSVGRERARELLETSFAQFQADRAVVGLAKQAQRQHDALDAYQESMTCHLGDFAEYAALRRQIKERENSLAKQGAAQRRAAAADSLEKLRIGDVVMVPTGRRAGLAVVLDPGTQPLGEARPLVLTADRWAGRLSLADFTQEIDVLTRMRVPKHFNHRSPQARRDLASALRTAGADVAAVKRRKGRAAAADDDVLAELRAALRRHPCHGCNDREDHARWAERFDRLSRETHQLEQRVHNRTNSLARTFDQVCGLLESRGYLDGERVTDAGRGLARIWSESDLLVAECLRAGVWEGLSAPELAGAVSALVYEARRADESPAPVPNGPLRDTLAVIGRLASELHAEESQRGLSLTREPDYGFVWPAFRWARGEALERVLTSVAGIEGEMPAGDFVRWCRQVLDLLDQIAGAASAESGLRKTAREAIEATRRGIVAYTAVA